In Pseudobacter ginsenosidimutans, the following are encoded in one genomic region:
- a CDS encoding SDR family NAD(P)-dependent oxidoreductase, with translation MPQTVLITGATSGFGKAFASKFAANGYRLIITGRREDRLEAIKKELESTYGTNVHTLHFDVQDRAATFNAIESLPAEWQQIDVLINNAGLALGRDFFDEASLDDWETMIDTNLKGLIYVSKAVLPFMIRNKKGHIINIGSTAAKEVYEKGNAYCATKSAVEALSKGMRIDLLRHGIKVTAIHPGAAETEFSVVRFKGDASQASKVYDGFQPLSAEDVADVAFFTTTLPQHVCINDLVLTCTAQANSLYFYKQG, from the coding sequence ATGCCACAAACAGTATTGATCACCGGAGCTACCTCAGGATTCGGAAAAGCATTTGCCTCCAAATTTGCAGCCAACGGATACAGGCTGATCATTACAGGCCGCAGGGAAGACAGACTTGAAGCCATCAAAAAAGAATTGGAATCAACATACGGCACAAACGTGCATACCCTGCATTTCGATGTACAGGACCGTGCTGCCACTTTCAACGCCATTGAATCGCTGCCCGCGGAATGGCAGCAGATCGATGTACTGATCAACAATGCAGGACTGGCGCTGGGCCGCGACTTTTTTGACGAAGCCAGCCTGGACGACTGGGAAACTATGATCGATACCAACCTGAAAGGACTGATATATGTGAGCAAAGCTGTGCTGCCCTTCATGATCAGGAACAAAAAAGGACATATCATCAATATCGGTTCTACTGCAGCAAAAGAAGTATATGAAAAAGGAAATGCTTACTGCGCTACCAAATCCGCAGTGGAAGCTCTTTCCAAAGGAATGCGGATCGACCTGCTGCGTCATGGCATCAAGGTAACCGCCATTCACCCCGGCGCCGCCGAGACGGAATTCTCCGTTGTACGCTTCAAAGGCGATGCCTCCCAGGCTTCCAAAGTGTACGATGGCTTCCAGCCTCTTAGCGCAGAAGATGTGGCAGATGTGGCGTTTTTTACCACCACCCTTCCCCAACATGTTTGCATTAACGACCTGGTTTTAACATGTACCGCTCAGGCCAACTCTTTATATTTCTACAAACAAGGGTAA
- a CDS encoding alpha/beta fold hydrolase produces MFIEKTIQIADQQWYYRKAGKGTAVVLVHGFAEDSQGWGLQQEFLQQHFTVIVPDLPGSGHSTATSTEWSMEMFADGIHAILEEEQIQTAIIIGHSMGGYISLAFAEKYPQQLLGLGLFHSTAMADSEERKNIRRRGIEFIQEHGAPKFLEQATPNLFAEETRQQNPQLVQQITDRYAGFSAQSLISYYEAMIRRPDRTALLQNISRPVLFVIGQYDATIPPDAVLPQTYLPSFSFVEILNHSGHMGMLEETARANQLLYRYCDACQTVVTDH; encoded by the coding sequence ATGTTCATCGAGAAAACCATCCAAATAGCGGATCAGCAATGGTATTACCGCAAAGCAGGCAAGGGCACAGCCGTGGTGCTGGTGCACGGATTTGCGGAAGACAGCCAGGGATGGGGATTGCAGCAGGAATTTCTGCAGCAGCATTTCACGGTGATTGTTCCTGACCTCCCTGGCAGCGGCCATTCCACCGCAACATCCACTGAATGGTCAATGGAAATGTTTGCCGATGGCATTCACGCCATTCTGGAAGAAGAGCAGATCCAAACAGCCATTATCATCGGCCATAGCATGGGAGGTTATATCTCCCTGGCATTTGCTGAAAAATATCCGCAACAACTTCTCGGTCTCGGCCTGTTTCACAGTACAGCCATGGCCGATAGTGAAGAGCGTAAGAATATCCGCAGGCGCGGCATCGAATTCATCCAGGAACATGGCGCTCCCAAATTCCTGGAACAGGCCACGCCCAATCTTTTTGCGGAAGAAACCAGACAGCAAAATCCGCAACTGGTGCAACAGATCACAGACAGGTATGCAGGTTTCAGCGCACAATCGCTGATCAGTTATTATGAAGCGATGATCCGCCGCCCGGACCGCACTGCCCTGTTGCAGAACATCAGCCGACCAGTTCTGTTTGTGATCGGACAATACGATGCCACCATCCCCCCGGATGCCGTATTGCCGCAGACATATCTTCCTTCCTTTTCTTTCGTTGAGATCCTCAATCATTCCGGCCATATGGGAATGCTGGAAGAAACTGCCAGGGCTAACCAGCTCCTGTATCGCTATTGCGATGCCTGTCAGACAGTAGTTACTGATCACTGA
- the guaB gene encoding IMP dehydrogenase, which produces MARINNAPGTKSPQSGKFFGDGLTFDDVLLVPAYSQVLPRDVNISTHLTKNIVLNIPMLSAAMDTVTEANLAIALAREGGIGILHKNMSIEKQVEQVRKVKRSESGLIIDPITLHKDATIGDALRLMKDNKIGGIPIVDNANKLVGILTNRDLRFETDSRKKVAEVMTSENLITAPEGTDLKKAEKILKGYKIEKLPVIRKDGTLAGLITYRDILQLSSHPNAVKDSYGRLLAGAALGITGDLLDRASALQQIGVDVVCLDSAHGHSKGVIDALKTLKKNFKKLQVIAGNVGTAAGAAALADAGADAVKVGIGPGSICTTRIVAGAGVPQITAVMEAASVLHKKGIPLIADGGIRYTGDMVKALAAGANLVMMGGVFAGTEESPGETIIYEGRKFKQYRGMGSISAMSKGSGDRYFQDVEDDIKKFVPEGIEGRVAYKGSLSEIVYQYIGGLRAGMGYCGAKDIKALQQAQFIRITNAAMKESHAHDIEITREAPNYSRR; this is translated from the coding sequence ATGGCAAGAATAAATAACGCTCCCGGAACAAAATCCCCCCAATCAGGTAAGTTTTTTGGCGATGGTTTAACGTTCGACGACGTTTTACTGGTACCCGCGTACTCGCAGGTTCTCCCCCGAGATGTGAATATCTCAACCCATCTCACCAAAAATATCGTACTGAATATTCCCATGTTATCTGCGGCAATGGATACGGTCACTGAGGCCAATTTAGCTATTGCACTGGCCCGCGAAGGCGGCATCGGTATCCTCCACAAGAACATGAGCATTGAAAAGCAGGTTGAGCAGGTCCGTAAAGTGAAGCGTAGTGAAAGCGGTCTGATCATTGACCCCATCACCCTTCACAAAGATGCCACCATCGGCGATGCACTTCGCCTGATGAAAGACAACAAGATCGGTGGTATTCCCATCGTTGATAATGCAAACAAGCTCGTAGGTATCCTTACCAACCGCGATCTTCGTTTCGAAACTGATAGCAGGAAAAAGGTTGCCGAAGTAATGACCAGTGAAAACCTCATTACCGCTCCCGAAGGAACGGACCTCAAAAAAGCAGAAAAGATCCTCAAAGGATATAAGATCGAGAAACTCCCCGTGATCCGCAAGGACGGCACACTCGCCGGACTGATCACGTACAGGGATATCCTCCAGTTGTCAAGCCACCCCAATGCAGTGAAAGACAGCTACGGCCGTCTGCTCGCCGGCGCAGCCCTTGGTATCACCGGTGATCTGCTCGACAGGGCCTCGGCTCTCCAACAGATAGGTGTAGACGTGGTTTGCCTGGATAGCGCCCATGGTCATTCCAAAGGCGTGATAGATGCATTGAAAACACTGAAGAAGAATTTCAAAAAACTGCAGGTGATCGCCGGTAACGTTGGTACTGCAGCAGGTGCAGCCGCGCTCGCAGATGCAGGCGCTGACGCCGTGAAAGTAGGTATCGGACCTGGTTCCATCTGTACCACACGTATCGTGGCCGGAGCCGGTGTTCCCCAGATCACTGCCGTGATGGAAGCCGCTTCCGTTCTTCACAAAAAAGGAATTCCCCTGATTGCGGATGGTGGTATCCGTTATACCGGCGATATGGTGAAAGCCCTCGCGGCCGGCGCCAACCTGGTAATGATGGGAGGTGTGTTTGCAGGTACAGAAGAAAGCCCCGGTGAAACCATTATCTACGAAGGCCGTAAATTCAAACAATACCGCGGCATGGGCTCTATCAGCGCCATGAGCAAAGGCAGCGGCGACCGCTACTTCCAGGATGTAGAAGATGATATCAAGAAATTTGTACCGGAAGGGATCGAAGGCCGTGTGGCTTACAAAGGAAGCCTCAGCGAAATCGTTTACCAGTATATAGGCGGGCTCCGTGCAGGAATGGGATATTGCGGTGCGAAAGATATCAAAGCTTTGCAACAGGCGCAGTTCATCCGCATCACCAATGCGGCCATGAAAGAAAGCCATGCACACGATATCGAGATCACCAGGGAAGCTCCGAACTACAGCAGAAGATAA
- a CDS encoding Lnb N-terminal periplasmic domain-containing protein — protein MKKAPVLLLALVLLCSTFAKAQSGTDSSDCRLRVSLLTCSPGDELYSTFGHTAIRVIDSARSMDYVFNYGTFDDRDPQFYTKFTKGIMLYALSAYPFSDFVYEYSSAGRGVIEQELRLTCEHKKALIHALMRNNTEDNRYYNYYFHTDNCTTRARDMITQHAGDSVSLANVLPGKKITYRNLIHQYLDSSGMFWSKFGIDILLGANLDAAVNNKGAMFLPDYLMKGMDKATVDGQPLVSATTTILPAAALSGESKTAVAPVMFFAILLLTITALSVMNKDGLNQMLYIFDVIFFLFLGLLGTLLLTLWLIRVDDVCRNNYNLLWAIPTHLIAALALLFNSRRTWLRKYFRIITMLTGLVLVCWFFLPQQLNPAIAPILGLILVRSFYRSK, from the coding sequence ATGAAAAAAGCGCCGGTCCTACTGTTGGCATTAGTCCTGCTTTGTTCAACATTTGCAAAAGCACAATCCGGAACCGATTCTTCCGACTGCCGCCTGCGCGTGAGCCTGCTCACCTGCAGCCCCGGTGATGAATTGTATTCCACATTCGGGCATACCGCCATCAGGGTGATCGACAGCGCCCGCTCCATGGATTATGTTTTCAACTACGGTACTTTCGACGACAGAGACCCGCAGTTCTATACCAAATTCACTAAAGGGATCATGCTGTACGCATTGTCTGCATATCCCTTCAGTGATTTTGTTTACGAATACAGCAGCGCTGGCAGAGGAGTAATAGAACAGGAACTCCGGCTCACCTGCGAACACAAAAAAGCGCTTATCCATGCGCTGATGAGAAACAACACGGAAGACAACCGGTACTACAATTATTATTTCCACACCGATAACTGTACTACCCGCGCCCGCGACATGATCACACAACATGCAGGCGATTCCGTTTCACTCGCCAATGTGTTACCCGGCAAAAAGATCACCTACCGTAATCTCATTCATCAATACCTCGATTCCTCCGGAATGTTCTGGAGCAAATTCGGGATCGATATCCTGCTCGGCGCCAATCTGGACGCAGCCGTCAACAATAAAGGAGCCATGTTCCTGCCGGACTACCTGATGAAAGGAATGGACAAAGCAACAGTGGACGGCCAACCGCTCGTAAGCGCCACCACTACTATCCTTCCAGCAGCAGCCCTTTCCGGCGAATCCAAAACGGCGGTGGCGCCGGTGATGTTCTTCGCTATTCTTTTGCTCACCATCACGGCTCTTTCCGTGATGAACAAAGATGGCCTGAACCAAATGCTCTACATCTTTGATGTGATCTTCTTCCTTTTCCTCGGCCTCCTGGGTACCCTTCTCCTCACCCTCTGGCTTATACGCGTAGACGATGTGTGCAGGAACAATTACAATTTGCTTTGGGCAATTCCTACCCATCTGATCGCGGCATTAGCCTTGCTGTTCAATTCGCGGAGAACCTGGTTAAGAAAGTATTTCCGCATCATCACGATGCTCACCGGACTGGTGTTGGTTTGCTGGTTCTTCCTGCCCCAACAACTCAATCCGGCCATCGCCCCGATACTCGGTCTGATACTGGTACGCTCCTTTTACAGAAGCAAATAA
- the dprA gene encoding DNA-processing protein DprA, producing the protein MKKDLIYQLALSSVPHIGYVHAKNLIQHFHSAEAIFKAPMRLLEKVEGIGMARARSIAGFRDFAEAEQEIRFLEKYQVTPLFLNDAAYPKRLLQCYDPPTLLFYKGQADLNAQRMVAVVGTRISSGYGKRVTEELIRDLSDSMPGACIVSGLAFGIDAEAHKAAMRYGLPTIGVLAHGMGTIYPKEHAGLAKEMMQQGALLTEFSSRKQPDKHHFPTRNRIVAGCCDAVVVIETGIKGGSMITAELANGYNRDVFAVPGRISDPQSAGCNQLIKENKAALLQSSEDLMQWMGWKAVEKKTVTQPRLFPELNETESVLVELLRTKDSVHMEEICVRSGFTPGTLAGALLNLELQQVIESLPGKMYRLR; encoded by the coding sequence ATGAAGAAGGATTTGATCTACCAGCTGGCACTCAGCAGCGTCCCCCATATCGGTTATGTTCATGCGAAAAATTTGATACAGCATTTTCATTCGGCAGAAGCGATCTTCAAAGCTCCGATGAGACTACTGGAGAAAGTGGAGGGCATCGGAATGGCGAGAGCCAGAAGTATTGCAGGGTTCCGCGATTTTGCCGAAGCCGAACAGGAGATCAGGTTCCTGGAAAAATACCAGGTAACGCCGCTCTTCCTGAATGATGCGGCCTATCCGAAAAGATTATTGCAATGTTACGATCCGCCGACGTTGCTGTTTTACAAAGGCCAGGCGGATCTGAATGCACAAAGGATGGTGGCAGTGGTGGGTACACGCATCAGTTCGGGTTATGGGAAGAGGGTGACGGAAGAATTGATCCGCGATCTGTCTGACAGCATGCCCGGTGCCTGCATTGTAAGCGGCCTCGCTTTCGGGATCGATGCGGAGGCGCACAAGGCGGCGATGCGATATGGCCTGCCAACCATCGGCGTGCTGGCGCATGGGATGGGCACTATCTACCCGAAAGAACATGCAGGTCTGGCCAAAGAGATGATGCAGCAGGGCGCCTTACTAACGGAGTTCAGCAGCCGAAAGCAGCCCGACAAACATCATTTTCCTACCCGCAACAGGATAGTGGCCGGTTGTTGCGATGCAGTGGTGGTGATCGAAACAGGCATTAAAGGCGGTAGTATGATCACGGCGGAACTGGCCAATGGCTATAACAGGGATGTTTTTGCCGTTCCCGGCCGGATATCCGATCCGCAAAGTGCAGGATGCAACCAACTCATAAAGGAAAATAAAGCAGCATTATTACAGTCTTCAGAAGATCTGATGCAATGGATGGGATGGAAGGCAGTGGAAAAGAAAACCGTGACGCAGCCCCGGCTATTCCCCGAGCTTAATGAAACAGAATCCGTACTGGTGGAGCTCCTGCGAACAAAAGATTCCGTTCATATGGAAGAGATCTGCGTCCGTAGCGGATTTACACCCGGTACACTGGCAGGAGCCCTGCTGAACCTGGAGCTGCAGCAGGTGATAGAATCCCTGCCGGGAAAGATGTACCGGCTCCGGTAA
- a CDS encoding PKD domain-containing protein — protein MKRKLLWTVVLLMTCYTSLRAAHIRGGELSYKYISPGTTPNTSIYEITLKLYIDCNQNAPGQLETEVPITIFRSASNTEDQTIIAPMSFENFIRYDPNSNPCISNAPTDVCYRLRYFTKRVTLPNIPGGYTLAWQRCCRINGIQNVSAPSDSYGVTCVANIPGTNVSGVADAYKNSSPQFDPRDAVAICYGSYFTFDFSAIDSDTNSVGKLTDSLVYSLCEAYNGGGQGNSWPNVPNPNPANNPPYYPIDYSGGYSGSSPMGPNATIDPKTGILSGIAPTVEGQYVVKACVSEYRNNVLINVHHKEIHIRVSDCIPLKARLEPDYSYCDDFNVTFRNEQVNPAGTMYIWDYGDGSKRDTVFNADGMVRHLYTAPNDYTIKLKVILAGQCFDSTTTIAKVWPGFRPAFTWRGSCVLNPIQFEDRTTTVYGAVSKWRWDFGDETSSSDASTQKNPSWRYSTTGFKSVRLIVESDKGCIDTLVQSNVEVKDKPTITLAFKDTLICSNRPVQDTLQLQASGFGVFSWTPTTDMLFPNTGTPLVFPDRTTIYRVSLNEDGCVNTDSVKVRTVSFVTLDAGPDTTICLTDTIQLRPRSDGLRYTWTTTPAGSPIDDPNARNPLVSPTGNTRYEVFAEVGKCNTMDNLSVTTVPYPTSIAGPDTTICYADTIRLHGSMIGARLSWSPMNTLSNPLILSPFAWPLRTTTYVLRVTDTIGCPKPKFDSVTVTVRSQIHAFAGNDTSIVINQPLRLSGSGAEFIEWWPSNFLSTTRGSNPVALLTDHFTYYMRAYTSEGCYADDTINVRVFKTKPDVFVPNAFRPGGTQNNVLRPIMAGISKLSYFQVFNRWGQLVFQTSQPGYGWDGRIGGKLQDPGTFVWVVKAEDFLGQSIIKKGTAILIR, from the coding sequence ATGAAGAGAAAACTACTATGGACTGTTGTTCTTCTAATGACTTGTTACACATCACTCCGTGCTGCGCATATCAGGGGTGGGGAGTTGTCGTACAAGTATATCAGTCCAGGCACTACGCCCAATACCTCCATTTACGAGATCACGCTCAAATTATATATCGATTGTAACCAGAACGCTCCCGGGCAACTGGAAACCGAAGTGCCCATCACCATATTCAGGAGCGCCAGCAATACAGAGGACCAGACCATCATTGCTCCCATGAGCTTTGAAAATTTTATCCGTTACGATCCCAATTCAAATCCCTGTATTTCCAACGCCCCCACCGATGTCTGCTACCGGCTGCGGTACTTTACCAAAAGGGTTACCCTGCCAAATATTCCCGGAGGCTATACCCTGGCCTGGCAGCGCTGCTGCCGCATCAATGGCATCCAGAATGTATCAGCCCCCAGTGACAGCTATGGGGTTACCTGTGTAGCCAATATCCCCGGCACCAACGTATCGGGTGTGGCAGATGCATACAAAAATTCCAGTCCGCAATTTGACCCCCGCGATGCTGTAGCCATCTGCTATGGTTCTTATTTCACCTTCGATTTCTCCGCCATCGATTCCGATACCAACTCAGTTGGCAAGCTCACAGACTCGCTGGTATACTCGCTTTGCGAAGCATATAACGGTGGCGGACAGGGGAATTCATGGCCCAATGTTCCCAATCCCAATCCTGCCAACAATCCTCCCTACTATCCGATCGACTATAGTGGCGGCTATTCAGGTTCTTCACCCATGGGGCCCAATGCCACTATCGATCCCAAAACAGGTATTCTCTCCGGCATCGCTCCAACTGTGGAAGGACAATATGTGGTGAAAGCCTGCGTGAGCGAGTACCGCAACAATGTGCTCATCAATGTGCATCATAAAGAAATCCATATCCGCGTATCAGATTGCATTCCCCTGAAAGCAAGGCTGGAACCGGATTATTCCTATTGCGACGATTTCAATGTAACCTTCCGCAATGAACAGGTGAACCCAGCCGGCACCATGTATATCTGGGATTATGGAGATGGCTCCAAACGTGATACCGTGTTCAACGCCGATGGAATGGTCCGCCATCTTTATACCGCTCCCAACGATTATACCATCAAACTCAAAGTGATCCTCGCCGGACAATGTTTCGATTCCACTACCACCATCGCCAAAGTCTGGCCCGGCTTCAGGCCCGCCTTTACCTGGCGCGGCTCATGTGTACTCAACCCGATACAATTTGAAGACAGGACCACCACCGTTTACGGAGCAGTGAGTAAGTGGCGATGGGACTTCGGAGATGAAACAAGCAGCAGCGATGCCAGCACTCAAAAAAATCCATCCTGGCGCTATTCCACCACTGGCTTCAAGTCTGTGCGACTGATAGTGGAAAGCGATAAAGGTTGCATCGATACACTTGTGCAAAGCAATGTGGAAGTCAAAGACAAACCCACCATCACGCTTGCATTCAAAGACACGCTCATCTGCAGCAACAGACCTGTACAGGACACACTGCAACTGCAGGCCAGCGGCTTTGGTGTTTTCAGCTGGACGCCCACCACCGATATGTTGTTTCCCAATACCGGTACACCATTGGTATTCCCCGACAGGACCACTATCTACCGGGTATCATTGAACGAAGATGGCTGCGTCAACACAGACAGCGTGAAAGTGCGAACGGTTAGCTTCGTTACACTCGATGCCGGACCGGATACCACTATCTGCCTTACCGATACCATTCAACTGAGGCCCCGTTCAGACGGCCTCCGGTATACCTGGACTACCACTCCTGCCGGAAGCCCCATCGATGATCCCAATGCCAGGAACCCATTGGTGAGCCCAACAGGGAATACCAGATATGAAGTATTTGCAGAAGTGGGTAAATGCAATACCATGGACAACCTGAGTGTCACCACCGTTCCTTATCCCACTTCCATCGCCGGACCCGATACCACCATCTGCTATGCAGACACCATACGTTTGCATGGTTCTATGATTGGCGCCAGGCTCAGCTGGTCGCCCATGAACACACTAAGCAATCCTCTTATCCTCTCTCCATTTGCCTGGCCATTACGCACTACTACTTATGTGCTGCGCGTAACGGATACTATCGGTTGCCCCAAACCGAAATTCGATTCCGTGACCGTTACAGTAAGATCGCAGATCCATGCCTTTGCAGGCAACGACACAAGTATCGTGATCAATCAACCCCTCCGGCTTTCCGGAAGCGGAGCAGAATTCATAGAATGGTGGCCGTCGAATTTCCTGAGCACCACGCGCGGCTCCAATCCCGTTGCCCTGCTCACTGATCATTTCACCTATTACATGCGAGCCTACACTTCTGAAGGTTGCTACGCTGATGATACGATCAATGTGAGAGTGTTCAAAACCAAACCCGATGTATTTGTGCCCAATGCATTCCGCCCCGGAGGCACGCAGAACAATGTGCTTCGCCCTATTATGGCAGGCATCTCCAAACTGAGCTATTTCCAGGTGTTCAACCGCTGGGGACAACTCGTATTCCAAACCTCGCAACCAGGTTATGGTTGGGATGGCAGGATCGGCGGTAAACTACAGGACCCCGGAACATTTGTTTGGGTAGTGAAAGCAGAAGACTTCCTGGGGCAATCCATCATAAAAAAAGGGACCGCCATTCTTATCCGCTGA